The sequence GCGAAAAACACCTGCTGCCTGGGGCTGCTCCTTTCCAGAAATAAGCTCCAGAGGCTCTCGCACTTGTGATGACACCCCAAAGCTTACATCTGTTATATAAGCCTTCCCATCAATGATGACCTTGTTAATGAGATGAGAATCAAGTGGGCCAAAGTCATTGAGGAAACTATTGAAAACTCTGGAACTTAGTGTTGTCGTGTTGAAACCCATTTGTCTCAACACCCAGCCAAACAGGGAGTTGTTCTCAAGGCACCAGCCTCCGCGGCTGCTCCTCACAACCTTATTGAAGATGACCTCAAGGTCCATGGTGATCCTCTCGCCACAGTGGATGCTTAGGTTCTCAAATGGGATGGACATAACGTGCTTTCTGTGGATCAGGTTCAGTGTTGCAAGATCCAGTTTATCACAGGAGACATGGAAACCAATTCTTTTGAAGTACTCACGCAAATCCATCCTGTTTGTAAAATGCAGGTTATGACACCTTTTGTAATATTCCTCAGATAAGACACAGGATACTTTACACCGGATCATATTATACTGAATTTAGTGATCAGTCATATCAAGTTAAAAGTTGCACTTATATATGCAAAGTCGACTCCTAAACATGTTGTAAAGTAGTTTATCAcggacttgtttttgtttgttttcaacaaTTCGGTGTAACTCAACCTAAACATGCTCATGACGCGTATCTTCCTGTTTTAtcacattttgcacattttgggTGGTGCGTTTTGTACAGATACGGAACGTGCAGGCCTGCTTAACTTTGGGCAAGTTTTTCAAGTGAGTAAATTATGTAAAACGAGAAAGGCAATTTCGACAAACGTTCATCCGTGTGCCTGTAAAAGTATACCCTACTTTTTTGTCATCACGATCAGATCGACAAATACGCATACTTTAGGAAACATAAAGCCCGTTGGCCGTGCCTCCCACCGGACTGTTTCCTTTAAGAGTTTAGTGCACTCTTTACTTCACTGATCTCTCTTACATAACACAGCCGCTTACCTTTGGACTTTGAAGTAACCTGCAGCTCTGCGTTGTTGTTCTGGGTGGCAACTGAGAGTAAAATATGACGTCGTCGTCAATTTTCAGTTTGTATCACCGCTAGAGGGACTACTAATCAAAGACTTACGTAAAtcctctttttattttaccttttaaaAGGATTATTCACGTTTTCCCCTCACACAACTacagattaaattaaaattctACTAATCCGAGGGGGAAAAGTCTGTACAGTGTATATAGAGCAATATTTCACTCCTTTATTAGTTCTCACTGAAAACTCCACTCTCTGTAAATTGGTGGGTTAAACTTTTTTATTCTTGAaatgattatattgtttttaattgtggctcagagaaaatattttttatgtttttaagggATTTGACTGCTGTGAAGCCTTCCTGTAAATATTAGGGCCCTCACAGCAGTATGAGTCACTTTACGGCAACTATCATTTTGATTTCAGGCATGAAGCCAGGAGCCACAGCGGAAAGTTTCTAACAGCAACATCCTGAAAGCAGCCATAGCCACCTTCAGACACCATTGACACAGCTTATACACACAGCAAAATTTATATCGTgttaataaaaatattctggTTAAAATCGGTGAAAAAAAGTCAATATCGGAAGTCTTCGTAGTCTAAAATAcagctttcaaaacaaaagcatgagACGTGTATCGTTAGTCCAGATTAAAGTGAGTGCTATGACAGTCTGTAAATCTAAACCATGAAATTCGACAATATCTACGGATCTGTTGTATAATTTTGCGTTTAGCTACCATTAAAACTATTTTACAATTTGTCAATGCTTTGCTACATGAAGATAATTTCGCCGGATTTCCTGTGTCCCCGTGCTTAACGAATCAGCGTCACTGGTGAGGAGGTACACTGGTGGTGCTATCTGTCGCTGTTTTGGAGGTTTCCAGGATTACAGTGGAGTTTTGAATGAGTCATATTGGACACTTATTTGTCTCGTTTTTGTCTGCCTCGTGCTCAGGTTGGTGTGTCCGTTGAATATGTGAGCTTTTAACAGTTTGGCGCACAGGGCATGTGCATAGTTTCAAGCATGCCTCGCACATACCTTTACTCTACTCATGCAAGCAACTACAAGTATGGATTAGTTAGATTTTATTCACTGAATTAAACTTGCAGTCACCTCGGGAAACAAAAATATACACTGACGTAGCAGCATGAAAGATTTAATAGCTCAGGTGGAACGCGTCATTGAATCTGCAAGCTGTGATTGACTTTAGGTAACCGGAAGCTGTTTAATTacgattttattttagttattaatacttttattctttaaatgCATCAGGCTGatttatgtgtatttaaaaaaacaaacattaataaTATTGTTTTCTTAATTTTCCTCACAGATTCATCCACTTGGAATGGGAAATGCTAGCAAAGAGACGTTTTTAATAACTGGTGGATCTGGCTACTTCGGTAATCGGTAAGAacaattttgccttttttgtgttattactacacattataaaatatttaaatgcagGCAAACGCTGCAGCATGGGGTAAGCACCACAAGGTGGCGTTATCACACCAGTTATCTTATTAAGATAAACTTTCTTGACATGAACTGTGGTAGGATTGAAGGTAGAAATATGTGCATCTATTGTACTTTTGTCCTTGGTTTACTGTGCCtgttattttgttaaaatgGAGGActgctttttcccccctgaaGGCTCGCTCTGTCTCTGCATAAAAAAGGAGCCAAAGTCATCCTGTTTGACATCATCCCCCCAAGTCAAGAACTGCCAGAGgatgttgtgtttgtgcaggGTGATATACGTGAATATCCAGACGTGGAGAAGGCTGTCACAGGGGTGGATTGTGTATTCCACATTGCCTCCTATGGCATGTCTGGCAGGGAGCAGCTAAATCGCCAGCTGATTGAGGCAGTGAACGTACAAGGCACACAGAACATCTTGAAGGCCTGTGTAGAACACGGAGTGTCCAGGCTGATTTACACCAGCACCTTCAATGTGGTGTTCGGGGGTCAGGTAATAGAGAACGGAGATGAAAGCCTGCCTTATCTACCTCTCCATCTTCACCCGGACCACTACTCCAGAACCAAGTCCCTGGCTGACATGGCAGTTCTGAAAGCTAATGGCACAGTGCTGAAGGGCCGCTCGGGCCTGCTGAGCACCTGCGCACTGCGTCCGGCAGGTATCTATGGGCCAGGAGAGCAGAGGCATCTGCCCAGGATAGTTGACTATATAGA comes from Astatotilapia calliptera chromosome 1, fAstCal1.2, whole genome shotgun sequence and encodes:
- the sdr42e1 gene encoding short-chain dehydrogenase/reductase family 42E member 1 is translated as MGNASKETFLITGGSGYFGNRLALSLHKKGAKVILFDIIPPSQELPEDVVFVQGDIREYPDVEKAVTGVDCVFHIASYGMSGREQLNRQLIEAVNVQGTQNILKACVEHGVSRLIYTSTFNVVFGGQVIENGDESLPYLPLHLHPDHYSRTKSLADMAVLKANGTVLKGRSGLLSTCALRPAGIYGPGEQRHLPRIVDYIEKGIFRFVYGKPSSLVEFVHVDNLVSAHVLAAEALTPEKQHRAAGQAYFISDGRPVNNFEFFRPLVEGLGYRFPTLRLPISFIYFFAFLTEMIHCLIGPFYNFQPLLTRTEVYKTGVTHYFSMAKAKAELGYEPREYNLDEVVQWFRSRGHGKKCHRSFLSRLLLNVLFVSALVAVSLSFLPVVGS